One part of the Syntrophorhabdaceae bacterium genome encodes these proteins:
- a CDS encoding DegT/DnrJ/EryC1/StrS family aminotransferase encodes MKVKFFNYPLQFDVHKDEYMDIVQNTFARGAYILGDDLQAFERNLAQFVGSKYAVGVGNCTDALLLSAIAAGIGPGDEVISVSHTFVATLEVVKFLGAVPVLVDIASDHNMDVDLVEASFTPRTKAVLPVSLNGRVCDNIDKLERIAGEHEIVIIEDAAQSLGARYKNRGAGTFGLMGCFSFYPAKLLGTFGDAGAIVTDDEECARRLRMLRNHGKDEATDIKRWGLNCRMDNMHAAILNYKLNMLSDLIKRRREIAAIYDKELSQINELKLPPRPIENGIHYDVYQNYEIEAQNRDNLVAFLKKKGIEVSIPWGGKAVHQFSALRLSHGPLPHTEDLFQKVVMLPLYPELKNEEIEYVIEAIKDFYNEK; translated from the coding sequence ATGAAGGTAAAATTTTTCAATTATCCACTTCAGTTCGACGTTCACAAAGATGAATACATGGATATTGTTCAAAACACATTTGCTCGCGGTGCATACATACTGGGCGATGATCTGCAGGCATTTGAGAGAAATTTGGCACAGTTTGTCGGGAGCAAGTATGCCGTGGGCGTTGGTAATTGTACTGACGCGCTGCTTTTGTCAGCCATAGCTGCTGGTATAGGGCCCGGTGATGAAGTCATCTCGGTTTCACATACTTTTGTGGCCACTCTCGAGGTAGTAAAATTTCTGGGAGCAGTTCCCGTACTGGTGGATATCGCTAGCGATCATAATATGGACGTGGACCTGGTTGAGGCGTCCTTTACGCCGAGGACAAAAGCTGTACTGCCCGTTAGTCTTAATGGCAGAGTGTGCGATAATATCGACAAGCTTGAAAGAATTGCCGGGGAACATGAGATAGTGATCATTGAAGATGCTGCGCAATCACTGGGCGCCCGATACAAGAACAGAGGTGCCGGTACATTCGGTTTGATGGGCTGTTTCAGCTTCTATCCTGCAAAACTATTGGGGACGTTCGGAGATGCGGGAGCTATTGTGACGGATGATGAAGAATGTGCGCGCAGACTAAGAATGCTTAGAAATCATGGGAAGGACGAAGCGACGGATATAAAACGTTGGGGTCTCAATTGCCGCATGGACAATATGCACGCGGCAATTCTTAATTATAAGCTCAACATGCTTTCTGATTTGATAAAGAGACGCAGGGAAATAGCAGCAATTTATGATAAGGAGTTATCTCAGATAAACGAGCTGAAGCTGCCTCCCAGACCAATAGAAAACGGAATTCACTATGACGTATATCAGAATTACGAAATTGAGGCGCAGAACAGGGACAACTTAGTGGCATTCTTGAAGAAGAAAGGGATCGAAGTGAGCATTCCATGGGGAGGCAAGGCGGTTCATCAATTCTCCGCCCTGAGACTGAGTCATGGTCCTTTGCCGCACACCGAGGACCTCTTCCAAAAGGTTGTAATGTTACCCCTATATCCGGAACTTAAGAATGAAGAGATTGAATATGTGATTGAGGCAATAAAGGACTTCTATAATGAAAAATGA
- a CDS encoding class I SAM-dependent methyltransferase has protein sequence MKNEEAKHDYTIVTELPGARGSREQIARLYARYGFASEFCKNKDVLEVACGAGIGLGYLAKHARTVVGGDIDENNLRYAREVCKGRINIDIRELDAQDLPYGNGTFDVVILYEAIYYLPKPTKFVLEARRILKNGGIILICTTNRDWSGFNPSPYSHTYFSAPELFELLRSASFKTVLYGGCPTRASTLKDKIISVIKSGAVKLCLIPKTMKGKEILKRVFMGKLTPLPPEIQDDMVEYEPPIPIDPIHPNSDYKVLFAVGYVA, from the coding sequence ATGAAAAATGAAGAAGCCAAGCACGATTACACGATCGTGACAGAACTTCCTGGCGCCAGAGGTTCCCGGGAGCAGATAGCGAGATTGTATGCCAGATACGGATTTGCCTCCGAGTTCTGCAAAAACAAAGACGTTCTGGAAGTGGCCTGCGGGGCAGGCATTGGTCTCGGCTATCTCGCCAAACATGCAAGAACTGTGGTTGGTGGCGATATAGACGAAAATAATTTGCGATATGCACGGGAGGTATGTAAAGGACGCATAAATATCGACATTAGAGAACTTGATGCGCAAGATTTACCATATGGTAATGGGACGTTTGATGTTGTAATTCTCTATGAGGCTATTTACTATCTTCCCAAACCGACGAAATTTGTGCTTGAGGCTCGACGAATACTAAAGAATGGTGGTATCATCCTGATCTGCACCACAAATAGAGACTGGTCTGGTTTCAATCCAAGTCCATATAGCCACACGTATTTCTCTGCACCGGAGTTATTCGAACTTCTTCGGAGTGCCAGTTTCAAGACAGTTCTGTATGGCGGTTGCCCGACTCGCGCCAGCACGCTGAAAGATAAGATTATATCCGTTATCAAATCAGGAGCGGTAAAGCTTTGCCTTATACCGAAAACAATGAAGGGCAAAGAAATACTTAAGCGAGTATTCATGGGAAAGCTCACACCGCTGCCCCCTGAGATTCAGGATGATATGGTTGAATACGAACCCCCGATTCCGATAGACCCTATACACCCAAATTCCGACTATAAGGTGTTGTTCGCGGTGGGCTATGTCGCGTAA
- a CDS encoding nucleoside-diphosphate sugar epimerase/dehydratase codes for MSRKGIMKLILGPSTSKRFVFFCIADAVLVVVSLFLSFLFHFDFTFNIDYFGLMTEVVLFFIVIKIAALASFRVYNMSWRYASINDMLNIVLALILSELLLIVISLPNSLLPPVPITRFPKRIFLVDGIISLFFVAGLRMSKRLYLEVIRERGIRKKGKRTIILGAGNTGEMILRDMARLGYGEFYPVALLDDDTNKIGTLRHGIKVSGKTDRLEAMIAKEAIEAVIVAIPSLSHKKLKEIYDVATRANVGTIKIVPRIYNFDTPDLNLKSLEDISIEDLIGRQTVQIDYSLIKNFLKDRIVLITGAGGSIGSELVMQICAFQPGRVVLFDIDDTDLHAMTLKLSRHYPHLSSRAHFVIGDVRDARRVEEVFAQFKPEIVFHAAAYKHVPMMEENAKEAVKVNVLGTYIVAQAALAHHVERFIMISTDKAVRPTSIMGATKRIAEYICQAFNANGQKDEPAENKGDELDQASDRRDKSTRFMSVRFGNVLGSRGSVVPLFLDQLKHGGPLTVTHRDMVRYFMTIPEAVSLILQASTMGRGGEVFVLDMGEPVKIVELAEELITIQGLVPYKDIDIVFTGPRPGEKIFEEILTAEEGTVASKHEKVFIARNGQKYNPAQIEGILKEFETLIADSSSGGHDDLRALLKKYVRHYEGQ; via the coding sequence ATGTCGCGTAAAGGCATCATGAAATTGATTCTCGGACCATCGACCTCCAAACGCTTTGTGTTCTTCTGCATCGCTGATGCGGTGCTCGTTGTCGTCTCGCTTTTTCTCTCCTTTCTTTTTCACTTCGATTTTACGTTCAATATAGACTACTTCGGCCTGATGACTGAAGTAGTTCTTTTTTTCATCGTCATAAAGATCGCTGCTCTGGCTTCCTTCAGGGTGTACAACATGTCGTGGCGGTACGCGAGCATTAACGATATGTTGAATATCGTGCTCGCGCTAATACTTTCCGAACTCCTTCTCATCGTGATCAGCCTGCCCAATTCACTTCTACCGCCTGTGCCGATCACAAGATTTCCCAAGAGGATATTTCTTGTTGACGGCATCATCTCGCTCTTCTTTGTGGCGGGACTCAGGATGTCGAAGAGGCTCTACCTGGAGGTGATACGCGAACGCGGTATCAGAAAGAAGGGCAAGAGGACTATTATCCTGGGAGCGGGTAACACGGGCGAAATGATTTTAAGAGACATGGCTAGGCTTGGCTACGGCGAGTTCTATCCGGTGGCCTTGCTTGACGATGATACGAATAAGATTGGAACGTTGAGGCACGGGATCAAGGTCAGCGGGAAGACCGACAGGCTTGAGGCCATGATTGCAAAAGAGGCCATTGAAGCGGTAATTGTGGCTATTCCGAGCCTCAGTCACAAGAAACTCAAGGAAATATATGATGTGGCGACAAGGGCCAACGTGGGCACCATTAAGATCGTCCCCCGTATCTACAATTTCGATACACCGGATCTGAATCTCAAATCGCTTGAAGATATCAGTATTGAGGATCTGATCGGCCGCCAGACGGTGCAAATAGATTATAGCCTCATCAAAAATTTCTTGAAAGACAGGATTGTATTAATCACGGGAGCGGGTGGCTCTATCGGCTCTGAGCTTGTCATGCAGATATGCGCTTTTCAGCCCGGCAGGGTCGTTCTCTTCGACATAGACGATACGGACCTCCATGCTATGACTCTCAAGCTCAGCCGTCATTACCCCCACCTGTCGAGCCGGGCGCATTTTGTCATCGGCGACGTGAGAGACGCAAGACGGGTTGAAGAGGTCTTTGCACAATTTAAACCCGAGATTGTTTTTCACGCGGCCGCTTACAAACATGTGCCCATGATGGAGGAGAACGCCAAAGAGGCTGTAAAAGTAAACGTGCTTGGAACATATATCGTTGCTCAAGCCGCTCTCGCGCATCATGTGGAAAGATTCATAATGATCTCCACCGACAAGGCCGTGCGCCCGACAAGTATCATGGGCGCAACAAAAAGGATCGCAGAATATATATGCCAGGCCTTTAACGCGAACGGACAGAAGGATGAGCCGGCCGAAAACAAAGGTGATGAGTTAGATCAAGCTTCCGATAGGAGGGATAAGAGTACCCGTTTTATGTCTGTGCGCTTCGGTAATGTGCTTGGGAGCAGGGGAAGCGTCGTGCCTTTATTTCTCGATCAACTAAAGCACGGCGGCCCTCTCACCGTTACCCACAGGGATATGGTCAGATACTTCATGACCATACCGGAAGCGGTTTCATTGATTTTGCAGGCCTCGACCATGGGTCGGGGAGGAGAGGTTTTTGTCCTCGACATGGGAGAGCCCGTCAAGATCGTTGAACTCGCGGAAGAGCTCATTACCATCCAGGGGCTTGTACCTTATAAAGACATCGATATTGTATTTACCGGACCTCGACCGGGAGAGAAGATCTTTGAAGAGATATTGACGGCCGAAGAGGGAACCGTGGCGAGCAAACATGAAAAGGTCTTCATAGCAAGAAACGGTCAAAAATACAACCCGGCACAGATTGAAGGTATCTTGAAGGAATTCGAAACTCTGATTGCGGATTCGTCAAGTGGCGGTCACGATGATCTTCGGGCTCTGCTCAAGAAGTATGTACGGCATTACGAAGGACAGTAA
- a CDS encoding DegT/DnrJ/EryC1/StrS family aminotransferase: protein MAHYWYMIVADMLLTLISIIFGLMLRLEIFNPGSELFNHYFRSIWPFSLLAIVIRPAFLYYAGVYRRIWRYATTPDFIQLVGSVLAGSVVLFVVTFFLFTPSLIAVFPRSLYFMEAMITVLLLSGLRILIKASERYPGDIDWKKTGILTNRRALIVGAGDSGISIARELKNNPQMGLRPVAFLDDDAKKIGMKTQGLSIFGPVIKLADIVRRERIDEVILAMPSAPEQTLKNVQHVCQNIAITCTTLPSLGSVMENSEETGDLSNSSLVLPMSMPDITAEEIQAVVRVMQSRNLSIGSQTVEFERLIASQAHSKYAVAVTNGTSALHLCMVAADIGPEHEVITTPFSFISSANCILFEKARPVFVDIDPVSLNMDPGMIEAAITERTRAILVVHIFGQPADMGPILDIADRHGLIVIEDACEAIGAEYEGRRVGAIGKAGAFAFYPNKQMTTGEGAALVTNDETWANLFKSLRNQGRDKFDGWLNHSRLGYNYRMSELNAAVGVVQLKRLDELLKKRDAVARQYNAMLAPLHGVKPLEIAPTTTRMSWFVYVVHISTGVKRDTVIDRMAKAGIPTRPYFTPIHLQPFYRERFGFKSGDFLRAEAAGESIIALPFHTNMKEEEIEVVCRALKRVLTDA from the coding sequence ATGGCGCACTACTGGTATATGATCGTTGCGGACATGTTGCTCACGTTGATTTCAATTATCTTCGGGCTCATGCTCCGTCTTGAGATATTCAACCCCGGCAGCGAGCTTTTCAACCATTACTTCCGGTCCATATGGCCCTTCAGCCTCCTGGCTATCGTGATCCGACCGGCGTTTCTCTATTATGCGGGCGTATACCGTCGCATCTGGCGGTACGCAACCACGCCCGATTTCATTCAGCTTGTCGGCTCGGTGCTCGCCGGTTCAGTTGTGCTTTTCGTCGTGACCTTTTTTCTCTTCACACCTTCACTGATCGCCGTGTTTCCCAGGTCCCTCTATTTTATGGAGGCCATGATCACCGTTTTGCTCCTAAGCGGCCTCAGGATTCTCATCAAGGCCTCCGAGCGTTACCCGGGTGATATTGACTGGAAGAAGACCGGCATTTTGACAAACAGGCGAGCTCTCATTGTAGGCGCCGGAGACTCGGGCATCAGCATCGCGAGAGAACTGAAAAATAACCCTCAGATGGGACTCAGACCGGTCGCCTTTCTTGATGATGACGCAAAAAAGATCGGCATGAAGACACAGGGACTTTCTATTTTTGGGCCTGTCATAAAGCTCGCCGATATAGTGAGGCGAGAGCGCATCGACGAAGTGATCCTCGCTATGCCGAGCGCCCCGGAGCAGACCTTGAAGAATGTCCAGCACGTATGCCAGAATATCGCTATTACGTGCACGACACTGCCTTCTCTCGGTTCCGTTATGGAGAATAGTGAAGAGACAGGTGATCTTTCCAACTCGTCTCTCGTACTGCCCATGTCAATGCCCGATATTACGGCGGAAGAGATACAGGCCGTTGTCAGGGTCATGCAGTCCCGCAACTTGAGCATCGGTTCGCAAACCGTTGAATTTGAACGATTGATCGCATCTCAGGCTCACTCTAAATATGCCGTGGCGGTCACAAACGGCACTTCCGCCCTGCATCTGTGCATGGTGGCGGCGGATATAGGCCCTGAGCATGAAGTGATTACCACGCCCTTCAGTTTCATATCTTCCGCAAACTGTATCCTATTTGAGAAGGCGCGGCCGGTCTTCGTGGATATCGATCCGGTGAGCTTGAACATGGACCCGGGCATGATCGAGGCTGCAATCACTGAGCGCACGAGGGCCATACTTGTCGTGCATATCTTCGGGCAGCCTGCGGACATGGGGCCGATCCTTGATATCGCAGACAGACACGGGCTCATCGTGATCGAAGATGCCTGTGAGGCCATCGGGGCCGAATATGAAGGAAGGCGCGTGGGCGCCATAGGAAAGGCGGGCGCCTTCGCTTTTTATCCGAACAAGCAGATGACGACAGGGGAAGGTGCTGCGCTTGTTACCAATGACGAGACGTGGGCCAATCTCTTTAAAAGCCTGAGAAATCAGGGCAGGGACAAGTTTGACGGGTGGCTCAACCACTCCCGTCTGGGCTACAACTACCGTATGTCCGAATTGAACGCAGCCGTGGGTGTAGTCCAATTGAAACGGCTCGATGAGCTTCTGAAAAAACGAGATGCAGTGGCCAGGCAATATAATGCCATGCTTGCACCCCTTCACGGGGTCAAGCCTCTAGAGATCGCTCCGACAACCACGAGGATGAGCTGGTTTGTCTATGTGGTGCATATTTCCACGGGTGTGAAAAGGGATACGGTGATTGATCGCATGGCCAAAGCAGGCATTCCCACGAGGCCCTATTTCACACCAATCCATCTCCAGCCGTTCTATCGGGAAAGGTTCGGCTTCAAATCCGGAGATTTTCTCCGGGCAGAGGCAGCCGGCGAGTCCATTATCGCTCTTCCTTTTCATACGAACATGAAGGAGGAGGAAATTGAGGTTGTTTGCAGGGCGCTCAAACGCGTGTTGACGGACGCATAG
- a CDS encoding sugar phosphate isomerase/epimerase family protein — MTEVLTNVPYAMIRENIRRIKEFGVGIEIYFDNDAIDRVGREDAKMLSSLLDNEGIVCTVHAPFMDLSPGGVDHTIRSITKDKLKKSIEMANILHAKGIVCHGGYNKWFYDGRAQVWLNASLDTWEDVLKEADKDLPVMIENIFEEEPSTLIELLGHFEGKGLYFCFDSGHFNLFSKVSVENWLMPLSKKIREMHLHDNRGASDDHMPIGMGTFPFRELKRLISRLDGILYTTEIHDQNYAAESIKRLKEFLS; from the coding sequence TTGACAGAGGTATTGACGAATGTTCCGTACGCGATGATAAGAGAGAATATCCGGCGTATTAAAGAGTTTGGGGTAGGCATAGAAATCTATTTTGATAACGATGCTATAGACCGGGTAGGGCGTGAGGATGCAAAGATGCTCTCCAGTCTTCTCGACAATGAAGGGATCGTCTGCACAGTCCACGCGCCCTTTATGGATTTGAGCCCCGGTGGTGTCGATCATACCATACGAAGCATCACCAAGGACAAATTGAAGAAGTCGATCGAGATGGCAAATATACTGCATGCCAAAGGGATCGTCTGCCACGGCGGGTATAATAAATGGTTCTACGACGGGCGAGCGCAGGTATGGCTCAATGCGAGCCTCGATACCTGGGAGGACGTGCTCAAAGAGGCCGACAAGGATCTTCCCGTGATGATAGAGAATATCTTCGAAGAAGAACCATCGACCCTGATCGAGCTCTTGGGACATTTCGAGGGCAAGGGCCTCTATTTCTGTTTTGACTCGGGTCACTTCAATCTTTTCTCCAAGGTTTCTGTTGAGAATTGGCTCATGCCTTTGAGCAAGAAGATACGGGAGATGCACCTCCACGACAATCGAGGCGCATCTGACGATCACATGCCTATCGGCATGGGGACTTTCCCTTTCCGGGAACTGAAAAGACTGATAAGTCGTCTTGACGGTATACTCTATACCACGGAGATCCACGACCAGAACTACGCTGCGGAAAGCATAAAAAGATTAAAGGAGTTTCTATCATAA